In a genomic window of Muntiacus reevesi chromosome 1, mMunRee1.1, whole genome shotgun sequence:
- the SOX10 gene encoding transcription factor SOX-10, translating to MAEEQDLSEVELSPVGSEEPRCLSPGSAPSLGPDGGGGGGSGLRASPGPGELGKVKKEQQDGEADDDKFPVCIREAVSQVLSGYDWTLVPMPVRVNGASKSKPHVKRPMNAFMVWAQAARRKLADQYPHLHNAELSKTLGKLWRLLNESDKRPFIEEAERLRMQHKKDHPDYKYQPRRRKNGKAAQGEAECPGGEAEQGGAAAIQAHYKSAHLDHRHPGEGSPMSDGNPEHPSGQSHGPPTPPTTPKTELQSGKADPKRDGRSLGEGGKPHIDFGNVDIGEISHEVMSNMETFDVAELDQYLPPNGHPGHVGSYSAAGYGLGSALAVASGHSAWISKPPGVALPTVSPPGVDAKAQVKTETAGPQGPPHYTDQPSTSQIAYTSLSLPHYGSAFPSISRPQFDYSDHQPSGPYYGHSGQTSGLYSAFSYMGPSQRPLYTAISDPSPSGPQSHSPTHWEQPVYTTLSRP from the exons ATGGCAGAGGAGCAGGACCTGTCCGAGGTGGAGCTGAGCCCCGTGGGCTCCGAGGAGCCGCGCTGCCTGTCCCCGGGGAGCGCGCCCTCGCTGGGACccgacggcggcggcggcggcggctcgggCCTGCGAGCGAGCCCGGGGCCCGGCGAGCTGGGcaaggtcaagaaggaacagcagGACGGCGAGGCGGACGATGACAAGTTCCCCGTGTGCATCCGCGAGGCCGTCAGCCAGGTGCTCAGCGGCTACGACTGGACTCTGGTGCCCATGCCGGTGCGCGTCAACGGCGCCAGCAAGAGCAAGCCGCACGTCAAGCGGCCCATGAACGCCTTCATGGTGTGGGCGCAGGCGGCGCGCAGGAAGCTGGCCGACCAGTACCCGCACCTGCACAACGCCGAGCTCAGCAAGACGCTGGGCAAGCTCTGGAG gctgctGAACGAGAGCGACAAGCGCCCCTTCATTGAGGAGGCCGAGCGGCTGCGGATGCAGCACAAGAAGGACCACCCAGACTACAAGTACCAGCCGCGGAGACGGAAGAACGGGAAGGCGGCCCAGGGAGAGGCGGAGTGCCCAGGCGGGGAGGCTGAGCAGGGCGGAGCGGCCGCCATTCAGGCCCACTACAAGAGCGCCCACCTGGACCACCGGCACCCGGGCGAGGGCTCCCCGATGTCAGACGGAAACCCCGAGCACCCCTCGG GCCAGAGCCATGGCCCGCCCACCCCTCCGACCACCCCAAAGACAGAGCTGCAGTCAGGCAAGGCAGACCCCAAGCGGGATGGGCGCTCCCTGGGGGAGGGCGGGAAGCCTCACATCGACTTCGGCAACGTGGACATCGGTGAGATCAGCCATGAGGTAATGTCCAACATGGAGACCTTCGACGTGGCCGAGTTGGACCAGTACCTGCCGCCCAACGGGCACCCGGGCCACGTGGGCAGCTACTCGGCAGCTGGCTATGGGCTGGGCAGCGCCCTGGCTGTGGCCAGTGGACACTCGGCCTGGATCTCCAAGCCTCCAGGCGTGGCTCTGCCCACGGTCTCGCCGCCTGGCGTGGACGCCAAAGCTCAGGTGAAGACGGAGACCGCGGGGCCCCAGGGGCCCCCGCACTACACCGACCAGCCGTCCACCTCGCAGATCGCCTACACCTCCCTCAGTCTGCCCCACTACGGCTCCGCCTTCCCCTCCATCTCCCGCCCCCAGTTTGACTACTCTGACCATCAGCCCTCAGGACCCTATTATGGCCACTCGGGCCAGACCTCTGGCCTCTACTCGGCCTTCTCCTACATGGGGCCCTCGCAGCGGCCCCTCTACACGGCCATCTCTGACCCCAGCCCCTCGGGGCCCCAGTCCCACAGCCCCACACACTGGGAGCAGCCAGTATATACGACGCTGTCCCGGCCATAG